A portion of the Parcubacteria group bacterium genome contains these proteins:
- a CDS encoding UDP-N-acetylmuramoyl-tripeptide--D-alanyl-D-alanine ligase, with the protein MFKQILKKAVVSILTLEARLVLGKYKPKIIAVTGSVGKTGTKDAIRAVLEQSFFIRGSKKSYNSEIGVPLTILGAENAWGSPFLWLKVFFEGLLLILLKNHYPDWLILEVGVDHPGDMRRVTQWLVPDVVVLTRFSEVPVHLEFFPSREALVGEKKILARALKADGVLIVNADDAEVQALRQGHQGTSFSFGFGESADIRGTSERLAYDQTGMPNGMTVEIQQGGSKEEVSIKNVLGRPVLYSVLAASAVGIALGIPLKNIAKASASLSTAPGRMRTIRGVQGSLIIDDSYNSSPGAAREALETLQEIGIKTSETDPASGGRKIALLGDMLELGKESAAEHKKIGALAKEICNVLVTVGVRSSWFEEGARAKKMKKADIFHFGNATEAGEFLRGFLREGDVILVKGSQSGIRLERAVKLIMAEPNRARELLVRQEDEWGRR; encoded by the coding sequence CCTCGAGGCTCGTTTGGTGCTCGGGAAATACAAGCCTAAGATTATCGCGGTGACCGGGAGCGTCGGCAAGACGGGAACCAAAGATGCGATTCGCGCGGTGCTTGAGCAAAGCTTTTTTATTCGAGGGTCTAAAAAAAGTTACAACTCAGAGATTGGTGTTCCGCTCACAATCTTAGGAGCAGAAAATGCATGGGGAAGCCCTTTCTTGTGGCTTAAAGTTTTTTTCGAAGGGCTGCTGCTCATCCTTCTCAAGAACCATTACCCAGACTGGCTTATACTCGAAGTTGGAGTGGATCATCCAGGAGACATGCGTCGGGTCACACAATGGCTCGTCCCGGATGTGGTAGTCCTCACACGTTTTAGCGAAGTCCCGGTCCATCTCGAATTTTTTCCGTCACGCGAGGCCCTCGTGGGTGAGAAAAAAATACTTGCGCGTGCACTCAAAGCAGACGGAGTTTTGATCGTTAATGCTGACGATGCAGAAGTGCAAGCGCTTCGCCAAGGACATCAAGGGACGTCGTTTTCTTTTGGCTTTGGGGAAAGTGCCGACATCAGGGGGACATCAGAGCGTCTTGCTTACGACCAAACTGGCATGCCAAACGGCATGACGGTTGAAATACAGCAGGGGGGAAGCAAGGAAGAAGTAAGCATAAAAAACGTTTTGGGTCGTCCTGTTTTGTATTCTGTACTCGCCGCCTCCGCGGTGGGGATTGCTTTGGGTATTCCACTCAAAAACATTGCGAAGGCATCCGCATCTCTCTCTACGGCCCCCGGGCGGATGAGGACGATTAGGGGAGTTCAGGGTTCCCTCATCATCGACGACTCATACAACTCCTCGCCCGGGGCGGCACGCGAGGCGCTTGAGACACTGCAGGAGATTGGAATAAAGACAAGTGAGACGGATCCTGCTAGCGGAGGAAGAAAGATCGCGCTTTTGGGAGATATGCTTGAACTCGGCAAGGAAAGTGCGGCAGAGCATAAAAAGATAGGCGCGCTTGCAAAGGAAATCTGCAATGTCTTAGTCACGGTGGGTGTTCGCTCATCATGGTTTGAGGAAGGGGCTCGTGCGAAAAAAATGAAGAAGGCTGACATCTTTCATTTTGGGAATGCGACAGAAGCAGGGGAATTTCTGCGAGGGTTTCTCAGGGAGGGGGATGTTATTTTGGTGAAGGGTTCGCAGAGTGGAATTCGCCTTGAAAGGGCAGTGAAGCTCATTATGGCCGAACCGAATCGTGCTCGCGAGCTTCTCGTTCGACAAGAAGATGAGTGGGGGAGGCGATAA